The Nycticebus coucang isolate mNycCou1 chromosome 2, mNycCou1.pri, whole genome shotgun sequence genome includes a window with the following:
- the TBXA2R gene encoding thromboxane A2 receptor produces the protein MWSNSSSLGPCFRPTNITLEERRLIASPWFAASFCVVGLASNLLALSVLAGARQGGSQTRSSFLTFLCGLVLTDFLGLLVTGTIVVTQHAVLFDWRAVDPSCRLCHFMGVVMVFFGLCPLLLGATMASERYLGITRPFSRPAVTSQRRAWATVGLVWGAALALGLLPLLGVGRYSIQYPGSWCFLTLGTEPGDVAFGLLFSMLGSLSVGLSFLLNTVSVATLCHVYHGQEAAQQRPRDCEVEMMAQLLGIMVVASVCWMPLLVFIAQTVLRNPPAMSPAGQLSRATEKQLLIYLRVATWNQILDPWVYILFRRAVLRRLHPRLSARSRSLSLRPQLPQGSVLQ, from the exons ATGTGGTCCAATAGCAGCTCCCTGGGCCCCTGTTTCCGGCCCACAAACATCACGCTGGAGGAACGGCGCCTGATCGCCTCCCCCTGGTTCGCGGCCTCCTTCTGCGTGGTGGGCCTGGCCTCCAACCTGCTGGCCCTGAGCGTACTGGCAGGCGCGCGGCAGGGTGGCTCACAAACACgctcctccttcctcaccttccttTGTGGTCTCGTCCTCACTGACTTCCTGGGGTTATTGGTCACCGGCACCATTGTGGTGACCCAGCATGCTGTCCTCTTCGACTGGCGTGCTGTGGACCCCAGTTGCCGTCTCTGCCATTTCATGGGCGTTGTCATGGTCTTTTTCGGCTTGTGCCCACTGCTGCTTGGGGCCACCATGGCCTCGGAACGCTACCTGGGCATCACCCGGCCCTTCTCACGCCCAGCCGTCACCTCCCAGCGCCGTGCCTGGGCCACCGTGGGGCTGGTATGGGGCGCCGCACTGGCACTTGGCCTGCTGCCCCTGCTGGGCGTGGGCCGCTACTCCATCCAGTACCCGGGCTCCTGGTGCTTCCTCACactaggcactgagccaggggaTGTAGCCTTTGGCCTGCTCTTCTCAATGCTTGGCAGCCTCTCGGTGGGGCTGTCCTTCCTACTCAACACGGTCAGCGTGGCCACACTGTGCCACGTCTACCATGGGCAAGAGGCTGCCCAGCAGCGTCCCCGAGACTGCGAGGTTGAGATGATGGCTCAACTCCTAGGCATCATGGTGGTGGCCAGTGTCTGCTGGATGCCACTTCTG GTCTTCATCGCCCAGACAGTGTTGCGGAACCCACCTGCAATGAGCCCTGCTGGGCAGTTGTCTCGAGCCACTGAGAAGCAGCTGCTGATCTACCTGCGCGTGGCCACCTGGAACCAGATTCTGGACCCCTGGGTGTACATCTTGTTCCGCCGTGCCGTACTTCGGCGCCTGCACCCACGCCTCAGTGCCCGGAGCAGGTCGCTTTCCCTGCGGCCCCAGCTCCCACAGGGCTCCGTGTTGCAGTAG
- the CACTIN gene encoding splicing factor Cactin, whose product MGRDTRSRSRSAGLRGRRRRSRSRSQSRSRSRSRSYGRRNRRRREEERRRRQRRRSRERRSDSEEELWQRPGRHSRSSPQTRWRSRDQSSQSDSGEEQQRGSWAHHQRSPGSSGSSSTSPARSQSPRAAAASLSQQQSLQERLRLREERKQQEELMKAFETPEEKRARRLAKKEAKERKKREKMGWGEEYMGYTNTDNPFGDNNLLGTFIWNKALEKKGISHLEEKELKERNKRIQEDNRLELQKVKQLRLEREREKAMREQELELLQREKEAEHFKTWEEQEDNFHLQQAKLRSKIRIRDGRAKPIDLLAKYISAEDDDLAVEMHEPYTFLNGLTVADMEDLLEDIQVYMELEQGKNADFWRDMTIITEDEISKLRKLEASGKGPGERREGVNASVSSDVQSVFKGKTYSQLQVIFQGIEGKIRAGGPNLDMGYWESLLQQLRAHMARARLRERHQDVLRQKLYKLKQEQGVESEPLFPILKQEPQSPSPSLGAEDVAPTSQGPSEGGPVEPEADGAAPAEGEGEGEGEAVLMEEDLIQQSLDDYDAGKYSPRLLTAHELPLDAHVLEPDEDLQRLQLSRQQLQVTGDASESAEDIFFRRAKEGMGQDEAQFSVEMPLTGKAYLWADKYRPRKPRFFNRVHTGFEWNKYNQTHYDFDNPPPKIVQGYKFNIFYPDLIDKRSTPEYFLETCSDNKDFAILRFHAGPPYEDIAFKIVNREWEYSHRHGFRCQFANGIFQLWFHFKRYRYRR is encoded by the exons ATGGGTCGAGATACACGCTCGCGTTCGCGGTCCGCAGGTCTTAGGGGCCGAAGGCGACGGAGCCGCAGCAGGAGTCAAAGCCGGAGCCGAAGTCGGAGCCGGAGCTATGGGCGGCGAAACCGGCGGCGCCGGGAGGAAGAGCGACGGCGTAGACAGAGGCGGCGTAGCCGAGAGCGTAG ATCAGATTCCGAGGAAGAACTGTGGCAGCGGCCAGGGAGGCACAGCCGGAGCTCCCCACAAACACGATGGCGCTCAAGGGACCAGTCCTCTCAGTCTGACTCAGGCGAGGAACAGCAGCGGGGCTCGTGGGCTCACCACCAGCGATCTCCAGGCTCCTCGGGGTCCAGCTCTACATCCCCAGCACGCTCCCAGAGTCCCCGGGCTGCGGCAGCCTCCCTGAGCCAGCAGCAGAGCTTGCAGGAGCGGCTACGGCTGCGTGAGGAGCGGAAGCAACAGGAGGAACTCATGAAGGCCTTTGAGACACCTGAGGAGAAGCGTGCCCGACGGTTGGCCAAGAAGGAAGCCAAGGAGCGGAAGAAGCGGGAGAAGATGGGCTGGGGCGAAGAGTACATGGGCTACACCAATACAGACAACCCCTTTGGGGACAACAACCTGCTGGGCACCTTTATCTGGAACAAG GCCCTGGAGAAGAAAGGGATCAGCCATCTAGAAGAGAAGGAACTGAAGGAGCGGAACAAGAGAATCCAGGAAGACAATCGGCTGGAGCTACAGAAG GTGAAGCAGCTTCGGCTAGAGCGGGAGCGGGAGAAGGCTATGCGGGAGCAGGAGCTGGAGCTGTTACAGCGCGAGAAGGAGGCAGAGCACTTCAAGACATGGGAAGAGCAAGAAGACAACTTCCACCTCCAGCAGGCCAAGCTGCG CTCCAAGATCCGCATCCGGGATGGGCGGGCTAAACCCATTGACCTGTTGGCTAAGTACATTAGTGCTGAGGATGACGACCTGGCGGTGGAGATGCATGAGCCCTACACCTTTCTCAATGGCCTCACTGTGGCCGACATGGAGGACCTGCTGGAGGACATCCAG GTGTACATGGAGCTGGAGCAGGGCAAGAATGCTGACTTCTGGCGGGACATGACCATCATCACTGAGGATGAGATCTCCAAGCTTCGAAAGCTGGAGGCCTCAGGCAAAGGGCCAG GTGAGCGCCGCGAGGGGGTCAATGCCTCTGTAAGCTCAGACGTGCAATCAGTCTTCAAGGGAAAGACGTACAGCCAGCTGCAAGTTATCTTCCAGGGTATCGAGGGCAAGATCCGGGCTGGTGGCCCCAACCTGGACATGGGATACTGGGAAAGCCTGCTGCAGCAGCTTCGTGCCCACATGGCCAGAGCCAG GCTCCGCGAGCGCCACCAGGACGTGCTGCGGCAGAAGCTGTACAAGCTGAAGCAGGAGCAGGGCGTGGAGAGCGAGCCGCTATTTCCCATCCTGAAGCAGGAGCCACAGTCCCCCAGCCCCAG cctgggAGCAGAGGATGTAGCCCCTACCTCACAGGGGCCCTCAGAGGGAGGCCCTGTGGAGCCTGAAGCAGACGGGGCTGCACCAGCAGAGGGTGAAGGTGAAGGTGAGGGCGAGGCAGTGCTCATGGAAGAGGACCTGATCCAGCAGAGCCTGGATGACTACGACGCCGGAAAGTACAGCCCACGGCTGCTCACAGCACATGAGCTGCCCCTGGATGCACATGTGCTGGAGCCCGACGAGGACCTGCAGCGCCTGCAGCTGTCACGCCAGCAGCTCCAGGTCACAG GTGATGCCAGTGAGAGTGCAGAGGATATCTTCTTCCGGCGTGCCAAGGAGGGCATGGGCCAGGATGAGGCTCAGTTCAGTGTGGAGATGCCACTGACAGGCAAGGCCTACCTATGGGCCGACAAGTACCGGCCCCGCAAGCCACGCTTCTTCAATCGCGTGCACACAGGCTTTGAGTGGAACAAGTACAACCAGACACACTATGATTTTGATAATCCCCCACCCAAGATTGTGCAGGGCTACAAGTTCAACATCTTCTACCCTGACCTCATCGACAAGCGCTCCACGCCAGAATACTTCCTGGAGACCTGCTCAGACAACAAGGACTTCGCTATTCTCCGTTTCCATGCTGGGCCACCCTATGAGGATATCGCCTTCAAGATTGTCAACCGTGAGTGGGAGTACTCTCACCGCCATGGCTTCCGCTGCCAGTTTGCCAATGGCATCTTCCAGCTCTGGTTCCACTTCAAGCGCTACCGCTACCGGCGGTAA